CTGCGAGTCTGTCGCAATTAAATCACCGAAAACTTTAGGATCGATCAACGTTGCGGCATAAGCTAAAAACATCGGCACAAAGGCAAAGCCGAAATACAGCACACCGCCTAACACAGAGCCTGTCACGGCCGTTTTCTCATTTTTCGCCGAGGTCATGCGCTGAAACACGTCCTGCTGCGGAATAGAGCCCAGCATCATCGTCAGCAGCGCACCGACAAAGGGAATCCAGACCTCGTAGCCGCCGTGCGGCAAAAGTTGCAATCGACCGGCATCCTGCGCATGACTGATGACATGAGCCGCGCCACCTGCGTCATGCCCCACCAGCACGGCGATGAACAGCAGGCCCGCCATAATGACCATCATCTGCACAAAATCGAGCAACGCCACCGACCACATCCCGCCAAACATGGTGTAACCCAGCACGATCGCCGTGCCGATCACCATGCCGGTCGACTGATCGATCGCCCCGCCGCTCACCAGATTGAATACCAACCCCAGCGCAGTAACCTGCGCGGACACCCAACCCAGATAGGAAATCATGATGCAGAGCGTCATGATCAACTCGACCGACCGACTGTAACGCGCCCGGTAATAATCGCCTATGGTCAGCAGATTCATGCGGTACAGACGCCCTGCAAAAAACAATCCGGCGATAATCAGACACAGGCTCGCGCCAAACGGGTCCGCCACCACGCCGCTCAAGCCATCTTTGACAAAGGTGGCGGAAATTCCCAGCACCGTTTCCGCGCCGAACCAGGTGGCGAACACCGTTGCCGTCACGACAGGCAGGGGCAGATTGCGTCCGGCCACCACAAAATCGCGCGCATTGTGTACACGCGTCGAGGCATACACCCCAATGCCGATCGACAACAACAAGTAAAGTGCGACAAAACCGATCAGCATGATGGCAAGTAGTGAATGGCAATAAGACCAATTTTAACCGGAATTTTGAATTCCGCGACACTCAAAGCCGATACGCGCGGCATGCGGATAAAGAACCACAGGCCCACCGCTATAATCAAGGGAATTTAATGAAGAGAAGGTGAAGCTGGCCGATAAGCCGGGTTCTGTCGTGGACAGTCATTCCTCTAGGCGTTTCGTTACCTGACGCTCAAGCAATCTACCCGCTGACGACGCGAGCCACGTCATAGTCAGCCTATTTGATCTTGCTCCGAATGGGGTTTACCCTGCCACTGATGTTGCCACCAGCGCGGTGAGCTCTTACCTCGCCATTTCGCCCTTACCTGTGCTGCTTACGCAGCCATCGGCGGTATATTTTCTGTGGCACTTTCCATCACCTCACGGTGTCCGGCCGTTAACCGGCATTCTGCTCTCTGGAGCCCGGACTTTCCTCCCCGCACCCAAGGTGCGCGGCGACTGTCTGGCCAGCTTCGCGCCGGAGTTTACCACCGAAGTGCACTGGAATTTATTTTTTGATGAGTTGTACGGCAACACCCAGCGATTTCCACTGCTTCACTTCTTCCTGCAAGGCGGTCTCTGTCAGTGGATTTTGCTTCAGCCAGCCGGCATCGATAGCTAGCGAAAATTTAGCCCCGTTACAACTGGCCGCCATATCAGGCAGCACGACATCGCTTCGGTTGCGATAAAACAACGCGGCCAGCCTTAAACTCATCACGAGCAGACAGTCCTCAGTTTCCGTCAGCAGCCCCTGCAATTTTTTCAGACTCCCCCGATGCGCCAAGGCCAGCAAACTGAGTCTATTCTGCTCCTTCTTGGAAAACCCGGGCATATCGGCATTGGCGAGAATATAAGCGGTATGTTTTTGATAGCCATTGTGTGCGACCCGGATACCCACGCCGTGCAAACTGGCAACCCACCCCAGCACCTGCAACGCCTGCGCATTCACCTCCGAACCGAAAAACTGCCTTGCCAGCACATCGGACAGCCTCGTCACGCGCTCAACCTGTTTGACATCAACGTGATAGCGGCGCATGAAATGCCTGACAGTCACATCTCGCATATCGTTGTTGTGAAAACGTCCCCACAAATCGTAGAGCACGCCTTCGCGCAGCGCGCTCAAACCCAACTGCATGTGTTCGATACCCAATTCATCAAACGCGGCATACATAATGGCAAAGCCGCCCGCGAGCGCAGGCAGACGGTCCGGACGCAATCCCAGCAGTGTCAACTTGTGCACATCGCCCACTTTGAGCAGATGCGCCCGGAATAAATCGAGCCCTTCGCGCGTAATCCCGCTCCGGCTCCAGCCATTCAATTCCAGAATTTCAGCGATTGCCTTGGCGGTCCCCGATGAACCGATCGCTTTTTGCCATTGCCCTTTATAGTCGGCAACGATATTTTGCAACTCGCTGCGCGCTGCAAGTTCGGCACGGGCCAAATTATTCTTGGTGATTTTCCCCATCGGAAAATACCGGCTGCTAAAACTGACGCAGCCCATGTACAGGCTCTCCAGTTTGAGTGGCGTGAGCCCGTGACCGATAATAAATTCAGTCGAACCGCCACCGATATCCATCACCAGCAGCTGATCATCCGACTGCGGCAGGCCATGTGCGACGCCCATATAAATCAAGCGCGCCTCTTCGCGGCCTGCGATCACTTCAATGGGAAAGCCCAGCACCTGCTCAGCCTCGGCGATGAATTCTGCAGCATTGACTGCCACACGCAGCGAGTTAGTCCCTACAACGCGCACAGCCTCCGGCGGCAAGTCGCGCAGACGCTCGCCAAAACGCGCTAACGCGGCCAGCGCACGCTGCCGGGCTGCCTCATCGAGATAATTGTCGGCAGTGAGGCCAGCGGCCAGACGCACAGGCTCGCGCAATCCGTCCAGCATATACAATTGCTCGCCTTCTACCTTGGCTACCTGAAGTCTGAAGCTGTTTGACCCTAAATCGACCGCAGCAAGAACTGGATGTTGTTCCATTGCTACTGGATTTCCCGCTCTATTTCATCGCGCGTAACGTGACGCACATCGCGCCCTTTGACCATATAGATGACATACTCTGAAATATTTTTGGCATGATCTCCGATGCGCTCAATGGCTTTGGCGACAAATAAGATTTCCAGCGAGGTCGAAATCGTGCGCGGATCTTCCATCATGAAGGTGATCAAATAGCGCATGATAGAGCGAAACTCATCATCCACCAGATCGTCCTGACGCACCACATCGGCCGCCATCTGCACATCCAATCGCGCGAACGCATCCAAAGACTTACGCAGCATATCCACGGCAATTTCAGAGGCGTGCTTGACTTCGTTGTAACGCGGAATCGCCAGCCCGTGTTTTTGCGACAACATCTTAGCCATGCGGGCAATTTTTTCAGCCTCATCGCCGATACGCTCAAGATCGGTAATCGTTTTCACGACCATCATCACCAAACGCAAATCGCTGGCCGTCGGCTGGCGGCGCGCAATCACCTGCGAACAGGCCTCGTCGATCTTAACTTCCATCGCATTAACCCGATGATCGTCCTCAATCACCCGGTTCATCAAGGCCACATCGCCATCCACTAAAGACACGATCGCGCTCTTGATCTGGCTCTCTACCAGTCCGCCCATCTGCAACACATAGGCGCGTATCGCTTCAAGTTCGACATCGAACTGCTTGGAGGTATGATCACTGGTATTCATGGTATGACCCTGTAGTATTAAACCGTATATTCTATAATACGAATGTGAAGCGTTTGTGACAGCGGCGTCCCCCTAGTAAAACAAGGGAACAACCACCCCTAGCTGACCGTCATCGTTTTCACGCCGTCTGCGGTACCCAGCAGCAGCACATCAGCCGCACGACGTGCAAACAGTCCGTTGGTCACGACACCGGCGATATGATCCAGTTCAGATTCCAATTCAACCGGATTCATAATTTTTAAGCCGTGCACGTCGATAATGATATTGCCGTTGTCGGTCGTAAATCCTTCACGCAACATAGGCTGGCCGCCCAAGGCCACCAACTGACGCGCAACAGAACTGCGTGCCATTGGAATCACTTCAATCGGCAACGGGAATTTACCCAGCACATCGACTAATTTGCTGGCATCACACAAGCAAATGAATTTTCGACTCGCGCCCGCCACGATTTTTTCGCGGGTCAATGCACCGCCACCG
Above is a window of Gallionella capsiferriformans ES-2 DNA encoding:
- the ppx gene encoding exopolyphosphatase, whose translation is MEQHPVLAAVDLGSNSFRLQVAKVEGEQLYMLDGLREPVRLAAGLTADNYLDEAARQRALAALARFGERLRDLPPEAVRVVGTNSLRVAVNAAEFIAEAEQVLGFPIEVIAGREEARLIYMGVAHGLPQSDDQLLVMDIGGGSTEFIIGHGLTPLKLESLYMGCVSFSSRYFPMGKITKNNLARAELAARSELQNIVADYKGQWQKAIGSSGTAKAIAEILELNGWSRSGITREGLDLFRAHLLKVGDVHKLTLLGLRPDRLPALAGGFAIMYAAFDELGIEHMQLGLSALREGVLYDLWGRFHNNDMRDVTVRHFMRRYHVDVKQVERVTRLSDVLARQFFGSEVNAQALQVLGWVASLHGVGIRVAHNGYQKHTAYILANADMPGFSKKEQNRLSLLALAHRGSLKKLQGLLTETEDCLLVMSLRLAALFYRNRSDVVLPDMAASCNGAKFSLAIDAGWLKQNPLTETALQEEVKQWKSLGVAVQLIKK
- the rpiA gene encoding ribose-5-phosphate isomerase RpiA — its product is MMNQDDLKRAVALAAIQYVPADCIVGVGTGSTANFFIDELAKIKNKIRGAVASSEASAKRLQGHGIEVMSLNEAGALEVYVDGADEITRHMHMLKGGGGALTREKIVAGASRKFICLCDASKLVDVLGKFPLPIEVIPMARSSVARQLVALGGQPMLREGFTTDNGNIIIDVHGLKIMNPVELESELDHIAGVVTNGLFARRAADVLLLGTADGVKTMTVS
- the phoU gene encoding phosphate signaling complex protein PhoU, giving the protein MNTSDHTSKQFDVELEAIRAYVLQMGGLVESQIKSAIVSLVDGDVALMNRVIEDDHRVNAMEVKIDEACSQVIARRQPTASDLRLVMMVVKTITDLERIGDEAEKIARMAKMLSQKHGLAIPRYNEVKHASEIAVDMLRKSLDAFARLDVQMAADVVRQDDLVDDEFRSIMRYLITFMMEDPRTISTSLEILFVAKAIERIGDHAKNISEYVIYMVKGRDVRHVTRDEIEREIQ
- a CDS encoding sodium:solute symporter family protein → MLIGFVALYLLLSIGIGVYASTRVHNARDFVVAGRNLPLPVVTATVFATWFGAETVLGISATFVKDGLSGVVADPFGASLCLIIAGLFFAGRLYRMNLLTIGDYYRARYSRSVELIMTLCIMISYLGWVSAQVTALGLVFNLVSGGAIDQSTGMVIGTAIVLGYTMFGGMWSVALLDFVQMMVIMAGLLFIAVLVGHDAGGAAHVISHAQDAGRLQLLPHGGYEVWIPFVGALLTMMLGSIPQQDVFQRMTSAKNEKTAVTGSVLGGVLYFGFAFVPMFLAYAATLIDPKVFGDLIATDSQRVLPTLILTHTPLIAQIFFFGALLSAIMSTASATLLAPSVMFTENILKHFALKHMSDSQMLRTMRIIVVTFGCTVLWFALHSNASIFKMVENAYKITLVGAFVPLVFGLYWKRANNRGALLSIALGLISWLLMEKFYSGTVWPPQLVGLLCSVAGMLAGSLLPKRMLRHRPARQIS